One Qipengyuania aurantiaca genomic region harbors:
- a CDS encoding alkaline phosphatase PhoX, translated as MPASLHRRQFLSATASAFAALSLSGCMTRGASRWANFTGYGDLVPDPAGLLDLPEGFSYRLLSSLGDAMSDGGTVPDHADGMGCLPLDGGEIALVRNHELMPGQDIGGTVTSGYDTIAGHHVLPGGTTTLVLDAATLQKKREFRSLAGTIRNCSGGVTPWGSWLTCEEFVSEDQHIAPDKLAKNHGWVFEVPASATGLVDAQPLKHLGRFNHEAACVDPRNGLVYLTEDRDDSLLYRFVPNGRLDEPGRLEAMVIEGVADARNWDAVSIAVQEPRSVRWVALDNVEAPLDDLRKRGAAMGATLIARGEGIHMGEGELYICSTSGGAAKLGQVFRLQPAFDGTPERVELFFESSDPAQFNYGDNLTVAPNGHLIVCEDQYTEVVDNRLIGITPLGAPYVFGRLKLQTELAGGCFSPDGKWFFVNAYSPTRTVAITGPWAT; from the coding sequence ATGCCTGCAAGTCTTCATCGCCGCCAGTTCCTGTCCGCCACCGCGAGCGCCTTTGCCGCGCTTTCGCTGAGCGGCTGCATGACCCGCGGCGCGTCGCGCTGGGCGAACTTCACCGGCTATGGCGATCTGGTCCCCGATCCGGCCGGTCTCCTCGACCTGCCCGAAGGCTTTTCCTACCGCCTGCTCTCCAGCCTCGGCGATGCGATGAGCGATGGCGGCACAGTGCCCGACCACGCAGACGGCATGGGCTGCCTGCCGCTCGATGGCGGGGAGATCGCGCTGGTGCGCAACCACGAATTGATGCCGGGACAGGATATCGGCGGTACGGTGACGAGCGGGTACGACACGATCGCCGGACATCACGTCCTTCCCGGAGGCACCACGACCCTCGTGCTCGACGCGGCGACCTTGCAGAAGAAGCGCGAGTTCCGCTCGCTTGCCGGGACGATCCGCAATTGTTCGGGCGGGGTGACGCCGTGGGGCAGCTGGCTCACCTGCGAGGAATTCGTGAGCGAGGACCAGCACATCGCGCCCGACAAGCTGGCCAAGAACCACGGTTGGGTGTTCGAAGTGCCGGCGAGCGCGACCGGGCTGGTGGACGCGCAGCCGCTCAAGCATCTTGGCCGCTTCAACCACGAGGCGGCCTGCGTCGATCCGCGCAACGGCCTTGTCTACCTGACCGAGGATCGCGACGATTCCCTGCTCTACCGGTTCGTGCCCAACGGCCGGCTCGACGAGCCGGGCCGCCTCGAAGCGATGGTGATCGAAGGCGTCGCCGATGCGCGCAACTGGGACGCGGTCTCGATCGCGGTGCAGGAGCCGCGCAGCGTGCGCTGGGTCGCGCTCGACAATGTCGAGGCCCCGCTCGACGATCTGCGCAAGCGCGGCGCGGCCATGGGCGCGACCCTGATCGCGCGGGGCGAGGGCATCCACATGGGCGAGGGCGAGCTTTACATTTGCTCGACCAGCGGCGGTGCGGCCAAACTGGGTCAGGTCTTCCGCCTCCAGCCCGCCTTCGACGGCACGCCCGAACGGGTGGAGCTGTTCTTCGAGAGCTCCGATCCCGCGCAATTCAACTATGGCGACAATCTTACCGTGGCCCCCAACGGCCACCTGATCGTGTGCGAAGACCAGTATACCGAGGTGGTCGACAACCGGCTGATCGGCATCACGCCGCTGGGCGCACCCTATGTGTTCGGCCGGCTCAAGCTGCAGACCGAACTTGCCGGTGGCTGCTTCTCGCCCGACGGCAAGTGGTTCTTCGTCAACGCCTATTCGCCGACAAGGACGGTAGCCATAACTGG
- a CDS encoding SDR family oxidoreductase: MELTEGMAAVVTGGASGLGKASAQALADLGLKVTIFDVNEEAGEAHAKAIGGTFARVDITDEQSVVDGFEKARGTHGQERVTVHCAMTSRRGKTLGWDKETGGYKRLSTADYAYGAEGILVSSYRIASHSALGMANSEPLNADGERGCITLTASVAAQDGQIGQVIYGSCKAGVNGLVLPMARDLMDLGIRVNSVMPGIFATPLMLGMKDRNPQMWDQLNASVPFPKRLGEPEEFASLICEIARNSYINGHQFRLDGAIRMPPK; encoded by the coding sequence ATGGAACTGACCGAAGGCATGGCGGCGGTGGTCACGGGTGGGGCCAGCGGTCTCGGCAAGGCGAGCGCGCAGGCGCTGGCCGATCTCGGCCTGAAAGTGACGATCTTCGACGTGAACGAAGAGGCCGGCGAGGCGCACGCCAAGGCCATCGGCGGCACCTTTGCGCGCGTGGACATCACCGACGAGCAATCGGTCGTCGACGGTTTCGAAAAGGCGCGCGGCACCCACGGGCAGGAGCGCGTAACCGTCCATTGCGCCATGACCAGCCGCCGCGGCAAGACCTTGGGCTGGGACAAAGAAACGGGCGGCTACAAGCGCCTCTCGACCGCGGATTACGCCTATGGGGCGGAAGGCATCCTCGTCTCCTCCTATCGCATCGCCAGCCATTCCGCGCTGGGTATGGCCAACAGCGAGCCGCTGAACGCGGACGGCGAGCGCGGCTGCATCACGCTGACCGCCAGCGTGGCGGCGCAGGACGGCCAGATCGGGCAAGTTATCTATGGCAGTTGCAAGGCAGGGGTGAACGGCCTCGTCCTGCCGATGGCGCGCGACCTCATGGACCTCGGCATCCGCGTCAATTCAGTCATGCCGGGCATATTCGCCACCCCGTTGATGCTGGGCATGAAGGACCGCAACCCACAGATGTGGGACCAGTTGAACGCCAGCGTCCCCTTCCCCAAACGCCTCGGCGAGCCGGAGGAATTCGCCTCGCTCATCTGCGAAATCGCGCGCAACAGCTACATCAACGGCCACCAGTTCCGCCTCGACGGTGCGATCCGGATGCCGCCGAAATAG